The following proteins come from a genomic window of bacterium BMS3Abin14:
- the tuf_1 gene encoding elongation factor Tu, translated as MDVELITPIAMEKELRFAIREGGRTVGAGVVSEIIE; from the coding sequence GTGGATGTGGAGTTGATCACCCCCATAGCCATGGAAAAGGAGCTTCGCTTTGCCATACGCGAGGGCGGCCGCACCGTGGGCGCCGGAGTGGTCAGCGAAATTATTGAATAA
- the rplD gene encoding 50S ribosomal protein L4: MPQVDVYNVKKEVVGKVDLAPWWDEDPNGALIHQAVVSALAGARRGTSSTKTRSDVRGGGRKPFRQKGTGRARQGTIRAPQMKGGGVVFGPTPRDFSKSTNKKMSRKAVRNALAHRAGSGTLVVLDRVALEAPKTSELVEFMDRMDVVSALLVVEEIQEELFRASSNLSWVKVVTVDRINTYDILAFEKLIVTMGALGALEGALAR; the protein is encoded by the coding sequence ATGCCTCAGGTGGACGTCTATAATGTAAAGAAGGAAGTGGTCGGGAAGGTAGACCTTGCCCCGTGGTGGGATGAGGATCCGAACGGGGCGCTCATTCATCAGGCCGTCGTATCGGCGCTTGCCGGCGCCCGGAGGGGAACATCCTCCACTAAAACCCGGTCGGATGTCAGGGGCGGGGGTCGCAAGCCTTTTCGACAGAAGGGAACAGGACGTGCGCGGCAGGGAACTATCCGCGCTCCCCAGATGAAGGGTGGGGGCGTGGTGTTCGGTCCGACTCCCCGGGATTTTTCGAAATCGACCAACAAGAAAATGAGCAGAAAAGCCGTCAGGAACGCGCTTGCCCACCGGGCCGGATCCGGAACGCTTGTGGTCCTTGACAGGGTGGCGCTTGAAGCGCCTAAGACCAGCGAACTGGTTGAATTCATGGACCGCATGGATGTGGTCAGCGCATTGCTTGTTGTCGAGGAGATCCAGGAGGAGCTTTTCAGGGCTTCCTCGAACCTGTCGTGGGTTAAAGTTGTCACCGTAGATCGAATCAATACCTACGATATTCTGGCATTTGAAAAGCTGATTGTAACCATGGGCGCCCTTGGCGCCCTGGAAGGAGCGCTGGCCAGATGA
- the rplW gene encoding 50S ribosomal protein L23, translating to MKLYTKIILRPLLTEKNTAMKEKENRVVFEVARDANKLEIKGAVEEAFKVSVEAVNILNVKGKVKRLGRNMGKRRSWKKAVVTLKEGSVIEFFEGV from the coding sequence ATGAAGCTGTATACGAAGATAATCCTCCGACCGCTTCTCACGGAAAAGAACACCGCCATGAAGGAAAAGGAAAACAGGGTTGTGTTTGAAGTTGCCAGGGATGCCAACAAGCTGGAGATCAAGGGCGCTGTTGAGGAGGCATTCAAGGTTTCAGTGGAGGCCGTGAATATTCTGAACGTCAAGGGCAAGGTTAAAAGGCTAGGCCGCAACATGGGCAAAAGGCGCAGCTGGAAAAAGGCGGTGGTTACCCTCAAGGAGGGCAGCGTTATCGAGTTCTTCGAGGGCGTCTAG
- the rplB gene encoding 50S ribosomal protein L2 — protein sequence MGIRKLKPTSPGRRFQTISDFAEVTASKPEKSLLAPLRKTGGRNNLGRVTASHRGGGHKRRYRIIDFKRNKHDIPARVRSIEYDPNRSAYIALLVYSDGEKRYIIAPQGLNVGDVVQSGEKTDVQPGNAMKLKNIPLGTHLHNIEIKEEKGGQIVRSAGGFAQLMAKEGKYVHLRLPSGEIRLIRRECMATLGEVSNPQHEIISIGKAGRNRWRGKRPNVRGVAMNPVDHPMGGGEGKSSGGRHPCTPWGVPTKGYKTRKNKNSDRYIVKRRS from the coding sequence ATGGGTATTCGAAAACTCAAGCCTACATCGCCCGGAAGGCGTTTTCAGACCATCTCAGATTTTGCAGAAGTTACTGCAAGTAAGCCCGAGAAGAGCCTGCTCGCCCCATTACGAAAAACAGGGGGCCGCAATAATCTGGGCCGCGTCACGGCCAGCCACAGGGGCGGCGGGCACAAGAGGCGCTACCGGATCATCGACTTCAAGAGGAATAAACATGATATTCCGGCCAGGGTGCGGTCCATTGAATATGATCCAAACAGGTCCGCATATATCGCTCTTCTGGTCTACTCTGACGGCGAGAAAAGATACATCATTGCCCCGCAGGGGCTGAATGTTGGTGACGTTGTTCAGTCAGGTGAAAAGACTGATGTTCAGCCCGGGAACGCAATGAAGCTGAAAAATATCCCGCTGGGCACCCACCTTCATAATATCGAAATCAAGGAAGAGAAGGGCGGCCAGATAGTTCGAAGCGCTGGAGGATTTGCCCAGTTGATGGCCAAGGAGGGTAAATACGTCCACCTCCGGCTGCCGTCGGGGGAGATCCGGCTGATACGCCGCGAGTGCATGGCCACCCTTGGCGAGGTTTCCAACCCTCAGCACGAGATCATTTCCATAGGCAAAGCCGGGCGTAACCGCTGGCGTGGCAAACGGCCCAACGTGAGGGGAGTTGCCATGAACCCGGTTGACCACCCCATGGGGGGAGGAGAGGGAAAGAGCTCCGGCGGCCGGCATCCCTGCACGCCCTGGGGCGTCCCCACGAAGGGATACAAGACCCGCAAGAACAAGAACTCCGACCGCTATATCGTAAAGCGGCGGTCCTAG
- the rpsJ gene encoding 30S ribosomal protein S10, translating to MEQQKIRIKLKAYDHRILDASVGEIVETAKRTGARVCGPIPLPTMRSIYTVLRSPFIDKKSREQFEIRVHKRMLDIVEPTPQTVDALMKLDLSAGVDVEIKLS from the coding sequence ATGGAGCAGCAGAAAATACGGATCAAACTCAAGGCCTACGATCACAGGATCCTTGACGCCTCGGTTGGCGAGATCGTCGAGACCGCCAAGCGTACCGGAGCCAGAGTCTGTGGCCCCATCCCTCTCCCCACCATGAGGAGCATCTACACCGTGCTGCGTTCTCCCTTCATCGACAAGAAGTCAAGGGAACAGTTCGAGATCCGCGTCCACAAGCGCATGCTCGATATCGTGGAACCCACACCCCAGACAGTGGATGCGCTCATGAAGCTTGACCTTTCGGCCGGCGTGGATGTTGAGATCAAACTTTCGTAG